The Microlunatus antarcticus genome window below encodes:
- the hxlB gene encoding 6-phospho-3-hexuloisomerase: MSTTVQTAPSASSSTSTVVQIAEEISGVAARIQHDETAALEAAADRIRGARRVFVHGAGRSGIALRMVAMRLMHLGLEAHVVGEATAPALGEGDLLIAASGSGTTGSVVRVAEATRSAGGEVLALTTDDASPLAALATTTVVVPAAAKSDRSSRVTAQYAGSLFEQSVLVVGDALFAVLWHRSGQDRDQLKARHANLE; the protein is encoded by the coding sequence ATGAGCACCACAGTTCAAACCGCCCCCTCTGCGTCATCGAGCACCTCCACAGTTGTGCAGATCGCCGAGGAGATCAGCGGCGTCGCGGCTCGGATCCAGCACGACGAGACAGCCGCCCTGGAAGCTGCCGCGGACCGCATCCGCGGTGCCCGGCGCGTCTTCGTACACGGCGCCGGACGCTCCGGCATCGCGCTGCGGATGGTCGCGATGCGGTTGATGCACCTGGGCCTCGAGGCCCACGTGGTCGGTGAGGCGACCGCCCCCGCCCTCGGCGAGGGCGACCTGCTGATCGCCGCCAGCGGCTCCGGCACCACCGGCTCCGTGGTGCGCGTCGCCGAGGCAACACGCTCGGCCGGAGGTGAGGTCCTGGCGCTGACCACGGACGACGCCTCCCCGCTGGCCGCGCTCGCCACGACCACGGTCGTCGTCCCGGCGGCCGCCAAGTCCGACCGCAGCAGCCGCGTCACCGCCCAGTACGCCGGCTCGCTGTTCGAGCAGAGCGTGCTGGTCGTCGGCGACGCACTCTTCGCCGTCTTGTGGCACCGCTCGGGGCAGGACCGCGACCAGCTCAAGGCCCGCCACGCGAACCTCGAGTGA
- the hxlA gene encoding 3-hexulose-6-phosphate synthase, whose protein sequence is MKIQFAIDTTTTQKALELAAAAAPSVDILELGTPLIKSEGTAAITALKNAHPDKQIFADLKIMDTGYLEANLAFEAGADLVTVLGVADNSTIKGAVGAGRAHGKSVVVDLIGVKDKVTRAREVTELGATFVEIHAGLDEQAQDGYSLDTLLTAGKEAGVPFSVAGGVSPSTIGAVQSAGAQVAVVGSAIYSAEDPASAAAAVRQAVTA, encoded by the coding sequence ATGAAGATCCAGTTCGCCATCGACACCACCACTACCCAGAAGGCGCTGGAGCTTGCGGCCGCCGCAGCCCCCAGCGTCGACATCCTGGAGCTGGGCACCCCCCTGATCAAGTCCGAGGGCACCGCCGCGATCACCGCGCTGAAGAACGCGCACCCGGACAAGCAGATCTTCGCCGACCTGAAGATCATGGACACCGGCTACCTCGAGGCCAACCTCGCGTTCGAGGCCGGCGCCGACCTGGTCACCGTCCTCGGAGTCGCCGACAACAGCACCATCAAGGGCGCCGTCGGCGCCGGGCGCGCCCACGGCAAGAGCGTCGTGGTCGACCTCATCGGCGTCAAGGACAAGGTGACCCGCGCCCGCGAGGTCACCGAGCTGGGCGCGACCTTCGTCGAGATCCACGCCGGGCTGGACGAACAGGCCCAGGACGGGTACTCCCTGGACACCCTGCTGACCGCGGGCAAGGAGGCCGGCGTCCCGTTCTCGGTCGCCGGAGGCGTCTCACCCAGCACGATCGGCGCCGTCCAGTCCGCCGGTGCGCAGGTCGCCGTCGTCGGCAGCGCAATCTACTCCGCCGAGGACCCGGCGTCCGCCGCCGCAGCCGTGCGCCAGGCAGTCACCGCCTGA
- a CDS encoding aldo/keto reductase — translation MRRIVLAGGAYVPVLGLGTWGWGEDSGRRSDEVAALRCSLDLGLSLVDTAEMYADGGAEEVVGEALAGRRDEAFVVSKVLPSHASRSGTVAACERSLRRLGTDRIDLYLLHWQGGHPLEDTIAAFGSLVDVGKIRFWGVSNFDHRALADLGQLPGSGGLATDQVLYNLSRGGPEYDLLPWCVENELPVMAYSPIEQGRILADATLGDVAAGHGVSPAAAALAWVLRRDSLCTIPKASSPQHVRDNATALDVELTWDDLEALDRAFPPPNGPRALEVL, via the coding sequence GTGCGGCGGATCGTGCTGGCGGGTGGGGCCTACGTTCCTGTGCTGGGCTTGGGTACCTGGGGCTGGGGTGAGGACTCTGGTCGGCGTAGCGACGAGGTCGCAGCGTTGCGTTGCAGCCTGGATCTGGGCCTGAGCCTGGTCGACACGGCCGAGATGTACGCCGACGGTGGCGCGGAGGAGGTGGTCGGTGAGGCACTGGCCGGTCGTCGCGATGAGGCGTTCGTGGTGAGCAAGGTGTTGCCGTCGCACGCGTCGCGTTCCGGCACCGTGGCGGCCTGCGAGCGCAGTCTCCGGCGCCTGGGCACTGACCGGATCGATCTGTACCTGCTGCACTGGCAGGGCGGGCACCCGCTGGAGGACACGATCGCGGCGTTCGGGTCGCTGGTCGACGTCGGGAAGATCCGCTTCTGGGGCGTCAGCAACTTCGACCACCGGGCCCTCGCCGACCTCGGGCAGCTGCCGGGCAGTGGCGGGCTGGCTACGGACCAGGTGCTGTACAACCTGTCGCGGGGGGGGCCGGAGTACGACCTGCTGCCGTGGTGCGTCGAGAACGAGCTGCCGGTGATGGCGTACTCACCGATCGAGCAGGGCCGCATCCTGGCTGACGCGACGCTGGGCGACGTCGCGGCGGGGCACGGGGTCAGTCCTGCGGCGGCGGCCCTGGCGTGGGTGCTGCGCCGCGACTCGCTCTGCACGATCCCGAAGGCGAGCAGCCCGCAGCACGTGCGCGACAACGCCACGGCACTGGACGTCGAGCTGACGTGGGACGACCTGGAAGCTCTCGACCGTGCCTTCCCGCCACCCAACGGACCTCGAGCTCTGGAAGTGCTCTGA
- a CDS encoding low temperature requirement protein A has translation MSEDPESDGEPDARDDGDASVGHLELFFDLVFVYAMSQVTELVSADVSWQGFAHGALGLLAVWWAWVCYAWLTNSFTTARVAYRCMIVVAMAMMLLAASALPTAFSTGALVFGLALLGVRVLHLVMFAVAASHDDRRLRAALLRLAPGLLTGPVLVAVAAAFSSPYRELLWVGAAVVDFGGPLAFGVRGFRVVPSYFVERHGLVVIIVLGEAVVGLGGGAAEHLRRPAVLVAAALGVLIAASLWWTYFGLSAGAEQRLQRAQGDERARLARDAYSYLHLFLVAGIGFFAFGAREALRGVADPLPLLLAIALSGGVGLFYAADVAYR, from the coding sequence GTGTCAGAGGATCCTGAGTCGGACGGCGAGCCGGACGCCCGCGACGACGGCGACGCGTCGGTGGGCCACCTGGAGCTGTTCTTCGACCTCGTCTTCGTCTACGCGATGTCGCAGGTCACCGAGCTGGTGAGCGCCGACGTCTCGTGGCAGGGGTTCGCGCATGGTGCGCTCGGCTTGCTGGCGGTGTGGTGGGCCTGGGTCTGCTACGCCTGGCTCACCAACTCCTTCACCACGGCTCGGGTGGCGTACCGCTGCATGATCGTCGTCGCCATGGCGATGATGCTGCTGGCAGCGAGCGCGCTGCCGACCGCGTTCAGTACGGGGGCACTCGTCTTCGGGCTGGCCCTGCTCGGCGTCCGCGTCCTGCACCTGGTGATGTTCGCGGTGGCGGCCTCCCACGACGATCGACGACTCCGTGCGGCTTTGTTGCGGCTGGCCCCGGGCCTGCTCACCGGACCGGTACTGGTCGCCGTGGCCGCCGCGTTCTCGTCTCCGTATCGGGAGCTGCTCTGGGTCGGCGCAGCCGTCGTCGACTTCGGTGGACCTCTGGCGTTCGGGGTGAGGGGCTTCCGGGTGGTCCCCTCCTACTTCGTTGAGCGACACGGCCTGGTCGTCATCATCGTGCTCGGTGAGGCCGTCGTCGGGCTGGGCGGCGGCGCCGCGGAGCACCTCCGGCGGCCGGCCGTGCTCGTTGCCGCGGCCCTCGGGGTCCTGATCGCCGCCTCGTTGTGGTGGACCTACTTCGGTCTCTCCGCTGGCGCCGAGCAACGCCTGCAACGGGCGCAGGGGGACGAACGCGCCCGGCTGGCCCGCGACGCCTACAGCTACCTGCACCTGTTCCTCGTCGCCGGGATCGGCTTCTTCGCCTTCGGCGCCCGCGAGGCGCTTCGCGGTGTCGCCGACCCGCTGCCGCTGCTCCTGGCGATCGCGCTCAGCGGTGGGGTCGGGCTGTTCTACGCGGCCGATGTCGCCTACCGGTAG
- a CDS encoding zinc-binding dehydrogenase, giving the protein MGRRRRRADGRPRRDADGAEQVIVIDRLPERLQQVRQHIGAETLDYTQDSVIAELKERTGGRGPDVCIEAVGMEAHGTGPAYLYDQVKQQLRLQSDRPTALREAVYACRKGGGLFVLGVFGGFIDKFPMGALMNKALTVRGAQQHGQRYIPRILQHIADGELNTEHLATHVMPLDQGPQGYQMFKNKQDGRVRAVFQPNGATESTK; this is encoded by the coding sequence GTGGGGCGCCGGCGGCGTCGGGCAGATGGCCGCCCGCGCCGCGATGCTGATGGCGCCGAGCAGGTCATCGTCATCGACCGGCTCCCCGAACGCCTCCAGCAGGTGCGCCAGCACATCGGCGCCGAAACGCTCGACTACACCCAGGACAGCGTCATCGCCGAGCTCAAGGAACGTACCGGCGGCCGCGGTCCCGACGTGTGCATCGAGGCCGTCGGGATGGAGGCCCACGGCACCGGCCCTGCGTACCTGTACGACCAGGTCAAGCAGCAGCTGCGGCTGCAGTCCGACCGGCCCACCGCCCTGCGGGAGGCGGTCTACGCCTGCCGCAAAGGGGGCGGCCTGTTCGTCCTTGGGGTCTTCGGCGGGTTCATCGACAAGTTCCCGATGGGCGCGCTGATGAACAAGGCTCTGACCGTGCGCGGCGCTCAGCAGCACGGCCAGCGCTACATTCCCCGGATTCTGCAGCACATCGCCGACGGTGAGCTCAACACCGAACACCTCGCCACCCACGTGATGCCCCTCGACCAAGGTCCCCAGGGCTACCAGATGTTCAAGAACAAGCAAGACGGTCGCGTGCGCGCCGTCTTCCAGCCCAACGGGGCTACCGAATCGACGAAATGA